The nucleotide window AACGATTCTCGATTGTAATTCTCTTGCTGCACTTTCTTTAATCTCTTCAGCCTCTTTTTCTGCTTTGTCTAAAATAAGTTTCCTTTGCTCTTGAGCCTCTCCTTGAGCAGCCTTGATTATAGATTTAGCTTGTTCATCGGCTTCAGATAAAATTTCACGCCTTTTTTCATCTGCTTCAGATAGTTGTTTATCCAATTCTTCTTTCTTTAATTGGGCTTCTAATCTTAATTTTTCAGCCTCATTCAAATTTTTCTCTACTTCTTTTTTTCTTTTATCTGTAATATCAAAATATGGCTTGTACAACAACCTGTACATAAGAAACATGAAAACCAAAAAACCTACTAAATTAACTATGGAAGTTAAGTTAAAAGATATCATACACTCACCTCTTCGAGCAAAAACTAATAACGCTCAACAAAATAAACACTCATGGAAGAACAAACAACAAAATCAAGGCAACAACCAAAGAATAAAGACCAGTTGATTCTGTAACCGCCATTGCCAATAACATTCTCGTTGTTAAATTCCCGCTCATCTCCGGCTGTCTAGCCATAGCATCCATTGCGTGTGCTCCAATGTTACCTTCTCCAACACCAGGACCTATAGCTCCTATCCCCATTGCAACTCCTGCCCCTAACAATTTTCCTAAATAATATAAACCCCATCCAATGGAACCACCTTCGGTAGCTAAATTTTGAAGCATAGTAGCTAAATCCATCTTTTTTTCCTCCTTAAACTAGTTTTTTCTGATTTGATAAGTTTTCTTATTCCAGCAAAGACCCAATATACGCAATAGTCAACAAAGAAAAAACAAAGGCTTGAATGAGTCCGACAAACCAACCAAAAAAGCCCCATAAGAACACGGGTAAAACAAAATATTTCAACATATAACTAATAATCAACACCAATATCCCACCACCCATAACGTTACCAAACAACCTCAAAGAGTGAGAAATTGGTTTAGCTATTTCACTAATTATGTTTAGGGGAAACAACAATGGATTTGGTTCAAAAAAAGATTTAAGCCATTTAAGTACACCTTTAGCCCTTGCCGCAAAAAAGTGGCTGACAACTAAAACCATCAAGGCATACGTTAGATTCACATTTAAATCGGAGGTAGGTGTGTACCAGGTATCCGTGAACAACTGAACATTCAACCCATTTTCAACAGGCACAACGTTTACTCCAGGCATTCCACCAAGAACGTTTGAAACACTTATATACAGAAAAAAACTCATAGCTATTACAAAAGTTTGTTTTCTATACTTCGGATTGGGTACGGAATCTTCCACCATTTCCCAAAAATAATCAAAAAAGGTTTCTACAGCAGCCTGTAACCTTCCAGGAATCCTCTCAAAATGTATGCTTCTTGCCACTAAAATCAGCAGAAACATAACAGCAAAAGACATTATCAGGGTCATCGGGTTCAATTGACCAAAGAACCCCCCATCACCAAAATAAACTATCCATCTATCCCCAACACCTTCTAAACTCATGTCAAAAACAAAAAAGTTAATTAATCCCAAAACTATATAAGCCGCAAAAAGAAAGATGGTAAATTTCTTCAATCTATCGTTCGTCAAAAGAACACCTCCTCCAACTACTTACCAAACTTATTTATATGATAAAAATGGAACAATCTTCAGATTAATCAAACCTACAAAAGCCAACAAAAGGGCATATGCTGAATTAATAGCAGCGATTCCCAATATCACACCATACAAAAGATACCTCATAAAAAAACCGGGTAAGATCTTCCTTGGCTTTGAACCAACCGTCATTTTTTTAATCTCTTCGGCAAGTGAATAAAAACCTATAACCGCTCCAATTCCTCCCCACAACACCCAAAGAGCTTCGAAAGAAAAGAACAAAG belongs to Petrotoga sibirica DSM 13575 and includes:
- a CDS encoding ATP synthase subunit I — its product is MKELKKKLKEIEMKTIAIILVETLVLSLFFSFEALWVLWGGIGAVIGFYSLAEEIKKMTVGSKPRKILPGFFMRYLLYGVILGIAAINSAYALLLAFVGLINLKIVPFLSYK
- the atpB gene encoding F0F1 ATP synthase subunit A translates to MTNDRLKKFTIFLFAAYIVLGLINFFVFDMSLEGVGDRWIVYFGDGGFFGQLNPMTLIMSFAVMFLLILVARSIHFERIPGRLQAAVETFFDYFWEMVEDSVPNPKYRKQTFVIAMSFFLYISVSNVLGGMPGVNVVPVENGLNVQLFTDTWYTPTSDLNVNLTYALMVLVVSHFFAARAKGVLKWLKSFFEPNPLLFPLNIISEIAKPISHSLRLFGNVMGGGILVLIISYMLKYFVLPVFLWGFFGWFVGLIQAFVFSLLTIAYIGSLLE
- the atpF gene encoding F0F1 ATP synthase subunit B translates to MISFNLTSIVNLVGFLVFMFLMYRLLYKPYFDITDKRKKEVEKNLNEAEKLRLEAQLKKEELDKQLSEADEKRREILSEADEQAKSIIKAAQGEAQEQRKLILDKAEKEAEEIKESAARELQSRIVSLAVAISSMILKEQIDKKKNEELIRRAINSLKDKGEL
- a CDS encoding F0F1 ATP synthase subunit C gives rise to the protein MDLATMLQNLATEGGSIGWGLYYLGKLLGAGVAMGIGAIGPGVGEGNIGAHAMDAMARQPEMSGNLTTRMLLAMAVTESTGLYSLVVALILLFVLP